In the Candidatus Methylomirabilota bacterium genome, CGGCGGAGCCGCCGCTCGGAGCACTCCTCGATGTGCCACGCGCTCGGGGGTCGGCGCCGGGGCCCGCGCGCCCTCGTGAATAGTCCGGACTAGCGCGGATAATTCATGAGGCTTGCGCGGCGCGGGTGGGTGGCGCGGCGAACGGGCGCCCGCCGCGCCCGGAGCGGCGACTTACACCGCCGAGGGCGTCCCGCGCGCCATGCTCCGGACGGCCGCATTCGTCACCACGCTTCGCCGCGAGGACGCGGTGGGCTGTTCGCCGCGACAGGCCCCACCCGCTCGCGGGCCTTCACGAATAATCCGGGCCTGGGTCGTCGGGGCATCCCCCACGAGGGGCGCGGGTGACTCCGACCGCCCCTGGCCTGCGCCGATTCAGTCCTGGAGGATCTGCTTCAGCCTGGCGAGCAGGGCGGGATCCAGCGTGAAGAGCTCCGAGACCATCCTCTCCAGCTCTTCGCCGGTGACCGGATCGAGGCCGAGCCTGGCCCTTTCCGTCTCCGCCAGGAAGGCCTTGTCCTTCAGCGTCTCCTGAAAGGCCCTGCGCAGGATCTGGACTCGCTCCCGGGGGGTGCCCGGAGGCAGCACGAAGGGGCGGGCGAAGGCGCCGGTATGGTGGACGCCGACTTCGATCAGCCGCCGCGCCTCGTCGGTCTTGGCCAGGTCGATGGCCAGGGGCACGCCGGGCAGATCCGGGAATCCCTTGGCGACCGCTTGCAGGACCACGACGACCGCGCCGTCCTCCAGGGCCTTGCGCCAGGTCACCTTCACGGAGTCCCAGGCCCAGCAGCCCCCGGCCAGCTCTCCGCCGTCGGCGGCCAGACGGATGTCAGCGGTTCCCTTGTAGCCCGAGACGAGCTGGATCGGGAGCCCGAGAGCCGTCTTCAAGATCCTGGCCGTGTTGTCGGGAGAGGCCAGAGGGCCGGTGCCCCCCAACTTGACCGGTGTCCTGGCGGCCATCCATTTCTCCACGGTCGTGATGCCGCTGGTCCTGGTCAAGGCGCAGACGACATCCTCCTTGAGGGCGGCCCCGATGAACTCGAACTTCCGGGCATCGAACTCGATCGCCCGCTGGCCCAGCACCTGACCCAGTACCAGCGTCCCGTTGAAATGTCCCACGGTGAGACCATCGGGCTTGGCCACCCGGTAAAGGTGATTGGCGGAGACGAGGCTTCCGGCCCCCGGCATGTTGTCGACGATGATGGCGGGATTCCCGGCGATGTGCTTGCCCAGGTGCCGCGCGATAGTCCTGGCGTACGTGTCGAAGCCGCCGCCGGGAGCCAGCCCCACGATGATACGCACGGTCTTGCCCTCGTAGAACGACTGGGCCTGAGCCGGGCCGACGACCGAGGCGAGGGCGATCAGCGCCGACCACCCGGCGAGAAGGCGTCGATACATACGATCCTCCCGGTGGGGATTCGCCGTTCTCAGGTGGCCCTCGGCGGCCACCCGGCACGCGAAGGCTATCCGCGGCGAGCCGAAGCCGGGTCGCCGCGCCTCGGCGCGCTCAGGCCATTCCGGGCACGAAGGCGTCCCGCCCGCGCTGGTACGTGGGCTGCCGCTGGGCCGGATTGCGATTGACCAGCGGGCGGAGGTAGAGCGGGCTCAGGAGGCTTCGGACCTCGTGCTCGATCGTGAAGAGCACCCGCCCCGTGTCGGGATCGATGATGTCCTGGAACCGGTACTGGTACCAGTTGCTCTCCTCGGTGATGAGCCCACGCTCCTTGAGCCACCCCTGTGGGCCCGAGAAGTTCGCGATGTAGATCTGGATGTGGTGACCGTCGTAGGGCAAGCTCGGCTCCGCGGTTTCCCGGAAGATCAGCTCCTGGCGGGGTGCTGCCGTCACCCGCGCCGCCGCCCCCTCGCCGTTCCGAACCACCACCGCCGCGGCCCCGAGCGCGTCCCGGTAGAACCGAGCGATCCCGTCGGCCGTACCCGGCTCGACCGAGAACTCGACGTAGGGCATGCCGAGCGTCATGTCGCCGAAGGCGGATCCGGGGGGGTGGCAGTGGATGGCGTTGCCCCAGGGTGAGACCACGCGGATGTGCTTGTCCTTCACCGCGTAGTCGAACTTGGTCCCCGCGAGGCCTCGCTCGACCGCGGTGAGTCGCCCGGGCAACTCGTCGAAGTCGGGCACCACCAGGCCCACGTGGCCCCGCAGGATCTGCGGCTGGCCGGTGGGCAGGTGGAATTGCTGCTGCCCGATGTTGATCCACATGTTCTCGAGGCCGGTCATCAGGTACGGGTCGCGGGTCAGCCCCAGGCCCACGACGTAGAAGAGCGTGGCGAGCTGCTGGTCGGGGATCTTCACGTTGACGTGCTCCAGCGCGACGATGTTGCCCACGTCCTGCGTGGTCCGGT is a window encoding:
- a CDS encoding tripartite tricarboxylate transporter substrate-binding protein; this encodes MYRRLLAGWSALIALASVVGPAQAQSFYEGKTVRIIVGLAPGGGFDTYARTIARHLGKHIAGNPAIIVDNMPGAGSLVSANHLYRVAKPDGLTVGHFNGTLVLGQVLGQRAIEFDARKFEFIGAALKEDVVCALTRTSGITTVEKWMAARTPVKLGGTGPLASPDNTARILKTALGLPIQLVSGYKGTADIRLAADGGELAGGCWAWDSVKVTWRKALEDGAVVVVLQAVAKGFPDLPGVPLAIDLAKTDEARRLIEVGVHHTGAFARPFVLPPGTPRERVQILRRAFQETLKDKAFLAETERARLGLDPVTGEELERMVSELFTLDPALLARLKQILQD